Genomic DNA from Setaria italica strain Yugu1 chromosome V, Setaria_italica_v2.0, whole genome shotgun sequence:
gtccctcttccgcgccgccgccgccgggagggggcggcggaggcccctcgcgccgccgccggtgctagCAGTGAAGCCACTGAAATAAATATTGTTCAGCAGGAGCAGAAGAAGATTTCAGTTGCTACAAATTTAGAAACCTAATGCTACTTTATCGTTACGGCAGGAATATAAATAACAGCTGAAATAAAGTTTGTAACTCTTACTTGTCGCGCTGCTCTGAGGTGAGCGCCGACGCGTCCGTGTGGCTCTGCTTGCCGAGCTCACCTTCGCTGCTACTTCCGGCTACGCCACTGGCGCAGTAGTCGGCTTGGGCTTGGAGCGTGTCGAGGAGCAGCGTCTCCGGCGCCTGCTGCGGCTCCGCATGGAacgccgccggctccggcgggtggtggtggtagtaCTCCTCCTCGCCGACATCATCAACGCCGATGTCGAAGGAGAGGTAGCCGGACACCACGGCGGATGCAGCgtcatcgccgtcgccggcgtacTCGCTGCCGCCGATCCAGTCCGCGGGGCTCAGCGAGAGCAGAGCCTGGTACGAGGAGGACATGGCGCGCCACGCAAAGCGATCGATCACACAGCGAAGCGAGCGCTGTGCGGGCGGCTCTTATCGATCGGGTCCTGCCTCCTCCATCTCGGGCGGCTGGCGCTCAAGTCAAAGTCAAGCGGCAGCGCCAGCGGTGCGCACGAGGGCCGGACTTTTGCCGGGAGGAAGCAGGAGAGCCCCGCGGCACACGCCCACGCCGGATGCGTACGTGATAGGGGAGCTAGTTCTAGCTAGGCGGAAGCCGGGTCGGGGTCGCCGTGGACCCGAAGACTTTGAcggccggcggggcgggagCCACGGAGGCCGGCCGCCCCCGATCCCCGTTCTCCTGATGCCACGGCGAGCCGGTGGGTCGGGTAAACGGGGACAGCGACCTGGTGCGCTGCCAAACTGGCTGGATGGAGTGTGTGAGTGTGAGCGCGCTCCCGTTGTGCGCACGCACGGGTGCGTGGTTGACGATCATGGAAACTTGGAAACTTGGGCAGGCCAGACTAGCACACCACCGGGTGACTGCAGACTGCGACCGGCGCCTGTCTGCTGGACTGGATGGTCGCGTCTGGTTGGGGAGCATTTGGATTTTAAGTTCggatatcacatcgaatatttagaggctaattagaagaattaaatatgagctaattaggaggattaaatatgaactaattataaaactaattacacatatgaaTACTAATTCTCgaaacaaatctattaagcttaattaatccatcattagcacatgtttactgtaacaccacattatcaaatcatggactaattaggcttaatatattcgtctcgtaaattagctccatctgtgcaattggttttgtaattagtctatatttaatacttttaattagtatctaaatatttgatgtgacagtaATTTTAGGAGTTCGGAGAACTAAACGGGACCTGAGCTTAGCTGTGGGGCATATTGCTATTTGCAGATTCGCTGACTCGGCGCTTGACGCTTTGCGACTCGACCGGTGACATCAGTCCGCGTCAACGTCGTCAGCGCATCGATCACTCCAAATGATCCCATCGTGGGGCTCTAAAAAAATGATCCAATCGTGGGGAACAAAATCTGACCAAGTACAAGTATTGATTGCCCAAGTAAACTTGGGTTTTTATAATTACCTTGGCATGGGATGGTCCCGAGACACCAAGTTGTGAAGTTGATAAGGCCCTTGGTTTATTGTGATAAGAGATTTGACGGTTTGTGGAGTGGTTTCAAGTTTTCGGGGGTTACAGAGCATGTCTCAATTGAGTACACATGATTATGTTTATGGCTAATAACCGAAATTGTTGAGGGAGTCGAGATGAGAATGGCCGAGAGACATGTTTCTTAAGGGCAACGTAAGGTGGTGAAAAGTAGGAGCAACTGCTCAATTCCAAGCGCCCCATTTTTGCTCATGCAATTTATTACTGTCCTTACTGTCGATCGTTTGTGCGTGTCTAACAAACTGTATCAACATATTggtaactactccctccgtcctaaattataaattattttagctTCTAtagatgtatagatattattatacatctagacataaggTATTTCTAGGTACGTAACAAAACGGTGCATAGGAGATACCGTTCATGTGCTCACGCAATTTATTCACGCGTCCAGCACGTCAAACGCCGGCGCCCGCGATGGTGGAGAGGTCGAGGCCCAGGTACCTCCCCGTGGGCACATGGTCTCGCCTGCCGCGGCGCGAGGGGGCTTGAGGCCGAGGCCAAGACCAAGGATTCAGGGATATTGCGTGCGGCATAGGCGTTCCACAGCAGCATTGCGGAGAAAAGCGAGGAGACAAAGATCGACGCTGAACCGGCGGCGGACGGACATCCCAATGGAGTGCCCGCTGATGTGCGAGGACGGGCGGGGCGAGAGGAGGGGTTCGGGAAGGTGCCCGTGGGCCGCTATCGTGGGAGAAAGCAGAAATATTAAACAAATGAGTGTGACTGTGAACAGAGCCAGGACCCTAGCTGCTCGCTAATCCCAGGAGCTTTATTATAGGTGTAAGTTGAAGTTGATGTATCCATTTGTGTCTTATGCATTTGATAGATTACTCCATAAGCACACAATTGAAGATTTAAAGTTCCAAGTTACGGTTCGTTGTAACGGGAGAGAAAGATTACGCCTGGTTTTTCTGAGTCGTAGGAATGTTTACAGCGGTCCTAAAGATTGCCTGCAGGCTCCTAAAGGAAACCACTTTGTGCAGGCGCAGTTCCTTGACAATGTGAAGCAGGGGGCGGAGTCATGATTTGAGGTAAGGGGTAATGGACAAAGCAAAGTAGAAATGATAGTCATGTGAGCTAATTTTAGTCACATATAATAATAGcatgtttcacaagtcttaaccaaaataaaattacatatctatCGACTTAAATTTAGCTTCACGACTAGCGGCAAGATCGTACGTTGTAATAATATCATCAATACTGATTGATGTAGCCAATTCCTTCTCAATATAAATTACCAAACAATCTTGTAGAAATCCATCTCCCATTTTACATCTGAGACGTGTCTTCGCAAGTTTCATAGCTGAAAGTATCTTTCGATGGTTGCAGTTGATACTGAAGAGTTAATACTAATCTTAATAACTTATTCCAAACAATAATGAAGGGAGAAGACGAGCATCAGCTAGATTTTATTGGACTAAAAAACAATTAACATTTGGAATGAACAGCGTATATTTATACAAGAGTCTAAAGGATTAGTAGCGTATCAGGGTGCCAGGCACCCCGTGgcccccctccctccgccattgATGTGAAGGAACTACTGATATACAGTCCACGTATATGGTAGTGGTTCAATATGGACGCAGAGCATTTGCCTACATGACTGGGCTAATGAACAAACCGTGCTACCTTTTATTCTAATCAACTTGTATATGTGACGCATATTATTACCTTATTTGAGAaaaagagtaaattgcacccaccataTAATAACTTAttaggtgggtgcagattggtccaacaacttgtaaaatgcttaatctagtacaataacttatCAAGTTGGTGCAAATTGGTCCAACTACATGTAAAATGgtcaatttagtacaataacttatCAGGTGGATGTAGAATTTTTCCAACAACTTGTAATATGCTCAATTTAGTGCAACAACTTGGCAAATTGGTGCACTCACGGTCCAAACTTTAAAATGACAATATATTAGCAAATTAGATGGACATGTGAATATTCTTCTGATAAAAAAATTCTTATTTTTAGTTGATCAAAGTGGTTGATCGTGTCGAATCTATTGCTTTTTAACTCTGTACATAATTTGACCATTAGTTAAAATTGAATCAAATTTTAGAATTACGCTATTAGCACTACCGAAAGATTAAAGTGCATAAGAGAAACCCTAGACCTTAAATTTCTTGTGTGCTTCTGCTTATATATTCAACAATTGTAAAGAAGCTAGTGTGCTTCTTTTTATTTTAGCTTATTTTTACTTTCTAAACATGTACATCAGggtttaaaaaatatttatatcgAACTTCTTGTAAAGGGTATTGTTAGTATGTATTAACATATTGGGGTTTTTAGCTGAACAAAGATGCATACAATCAAATATGTAAAATTAAATATAACCAATCAAAATTAAATCATTGtatagaaaaataattaatacGAAGACATAACATTAATTTCGTAAACACTGAATGTTCTAGTCGTGACCGAATATGTTACCATTGTGACACGAATATCAATGGTCAAATAATGATCAATAACTTGTTTCAACGTGAATATACTGTGACCTGACATTAACAAATATGTTGCTTGTTATAATTAACATTTGAACTACGGATGCACCAATTCGACAAATTATTGCACATAATTGAGCATTTTGCAAGTTCTTGGATGAATCTGCACCCACCTATCAAGCCAGTGTATTAGATTGAGCATTCTACTAGCTGTTGCACTAATCTGCACCCACCTAACACAAGTTGTTGGATCCGTACACACCTAACAAGCAAGTTGTTATATGGTGTGGGTGCAATTTACCTGAAGAAAATATACTTTGTGAATTTTCAACATACTGATGCAAAGTATTTGACTACCGAAATTAATGGCACAACCGTACAGCACGGATCTTGAATGGATGCTGGCTAGCTTGTGAACTTGAGCTTTTTGTTCCTGCTGCCGTTCAGAGCAATCTTGAATTAATATATTACAAGAATGGAGATGCTCCGGAACGAAACTCACATGTGCAGCTATCTCCTCAGTCATAGCAGCATGCCTGACACTGGACCCCACCACCGGGCACAAGAAGAAGCTGATGGGGTCGCGAGGCGTTACTTAAGAGTTGAGAGGCCGCCGTCCTGTTGCAATAGGAAGATGATGCTACGTGGACTAGGGTTTTAAATTTCGTTTTCGACAATTTTCGATCCCATCCAAATGACCGGGATTCGTGAAATTTTGGGCAGAATTTGAGTTAAAAGGTAAATCTTTTCGTGAGCAGAGCAATATTTTGGATGAACAGTGATTTTGATCATGACGAAAAAACTGAAATTTAAGCGAAATTTTGATCCCTGCCGTATACTAAGATTTAACACTTTTTAGAGTTATAGCAGGTGTTTGTCTATTTCGGTTTTAGTCCAATCTCGAGATCCACGAGATGTACTAGCATACTGAATTATATCCCGTcgatatatttattttttatcccATCGTATGCTATACTGTTGCAATACATAATAAAGGAGATGGTATTCCTTGAACAgaccccctctctcctcccaccGTCTCTCTCTTCGTCTCTCTCTTCCTATCGTTCTCCGGCCAAATCCGGGCCTCTGATTTTGGTATATGTGCACCAATTTCTCCTTTTTTGTTGATTATGCCCGATTGTATAAATTGAAATATGAATCTAGGTGTGTATATCATAGATTGAATTTATGCATAGCTTTTTATTGCTCTAACAATTTTTTATTGCTTGTGTTCATATGGTTTCTTTGTACAATACGGTGCAAAAATAAGTTTAAACActaattttttatttgtgcattcaaaCTGTACAAATTGCTTTGAGGTGTATATTGCATTCATTTAGAATTTTGAAATTAGGTTTATAAAAGATCTAGATGCATGGTACGTTGAATGTACAACAACTTGATCAATTAAAAGGCAATTAACAGGCAAATAGTTCGGTAAAATGAAGTACACTGGGGACGGGCAACCTGAGTCCTGATACTACCATGTACATCACAATTTGATGAGTTAAGTCATCAATACAATAGTCGGTGTATAGTAGAGTATCATTGGAGTTTGATTTACTTTATTAAATAGTTGTGTGCTCCTTAATTAAATTATTGTGTGCAAGAGTATGTTTGACTTTTGAAATTAGAGGAGAGCGGTACAAAGATTACGGGGAGGATGCACAATGGACAAAAAGTACAcatttctctctcctctccggcTCTTCCATGTGTGCAGCTCGGGTGCATAGCGCCTTTACACATTTCTACCTCTTCTCTCCCATGTGCCGGAGTGCAAAGAAGTTAAAAAGCAACATGCAACCTTATGGCACAATACACCTTTCATGCAATCTAAACCTCTTTATATCCATCCACAGAAAAGTGGCTTTATGCCTCGTCAATCTATTACAGATTCCAAAACTATGACAAAAGGTGCCTAAACTTTACTACAATTTTATAATCaactttttcataatcaacccGAAGTTCTTGGAATATGTCTTAACAATTTCATAAAAAAGTCCCTAAACTTTACTACAATTGACACGAGGTCCATCGAAGATGCCTCTTGCTTTCCTCCGGCTCAGTTTTCTTCAACGGTGTGTGCCTGCGCACGAGCACGGAGATGCTGCAACGGTCAAGCAGACGCGCTCCACCGCCTCAGCTTTCTCGACTCCTAGGGTCTCCCCACCGGCGTCGGCCCCGAGGACGCCACCTCCGTCATCCCCATCCGCGTCGTGGCCTCCGGCCTCCACGTGATTTCCTGGTTCCTGCCAGCGGAGCTATAGCTCCGCTAGCGCTGACTCCCCCCATCTTCTGCACCACTAAATCGAAGATCGACCAGCAGGAGCTACTATCACCGCTCCTGCCACCGATCTACTCGGACCGCTGGTGCTCTTGCTGGAAAACAACTACAACTATCTCGAAACCACTCGTTATCTGTTGCAGAGATATATTAGTATC
This window encodes:
- the LOC101759754 gene encoding probable WRKY transcription factor 50 — encoded protein: MSSSYQALLSLSPADWIGGSEYAGDGDDAASAVVSGYLSFDIGVDDVGEEEYYHHHPPEPAAFHAEPQQAPETLLLDTLQAQADYCASGVAGSSSEGELGKQSHTDASALTSEQRDNGFTASTGGGARGLRRPLPAAAARKRDGGGRIAFKTRSEVDVLDDGYRWRKYGKKLVKNSPNPRNYYRCSSAGCGVKKRVERARDDESFVITTYDGVHNHPS